A genomic window from Vicia villosa cultivar HV-30 ecotype Madison, WI unplaced genomic scaffold, Vvil1.0 ctg.001013F_1_1, whole genome shotgun sequence includes:
- the LOC131632757 gene encoding plant intracellular Ras-group-related LRR protein 7-like, whose translation MGCFASKNAETKASRVSRWRSTGIVALRDSKLKTFPDEIIDLDRSVRTLDLTHNRIADIPLEISKLINMQRLVLTDNIIERLPVNLGKLQSLKLMNLDGNRISSLPDELGQLVRLERLSISGNLLTSLPSTIGSLRNLLILNVSNNKLQSLPESVGSCFSLEELQADDNLIEDLPSSVCSLSHLKSLCLDNNNVKQIPLNLLKDCKALQNISLHGNPISMDQFQQMDGFQEFEARRKKKFDKQIDSNVMIGSKGLDEGVDL comes from the exons atgggtTGTTTCGCCAGCAAAAACGCTGAGACGAAAGCGAGTAGAGTCTCACGGTGGCGATCCACTGGCATTGTTGCTCTGCGCGATTCCAAATTGAAG ACTTTTCCAGATGAAATTATTGATTTAGACAGATCTGTACGCACTCTTGACTTAACGCATAATCGAATAG CTGACATTCCTTTGGAAATTAGCAAATTGATTAATATGCAGCGCCTG GTATTAACGGACAACATCATTGAGAGACTGCCAGTGAATTTGGGGAAACTCCAATCTCTTAAGCTCATGAACCTTGATGGAAATCGAATTTCTTCCTTACCTGATGAAT TGGGCCAGTTAGTAAGGCTTGAACGCTTATCCATCTCAGGGAATTTGTTAACATCCTTGCCGTCAACTATTGGCAGTTTGAGAAAC CTGTTGATTTTAAACGTCTCAAATAACAAGCTACAGTCCCTTCCAGAATCAGTTGGGAGTTGCTTCTCTTTGGAAGAATTACAAGCCGATG ATAATCTTATTGAAGATCTCCCTTCTTCAGTGTGCAGTCTCTCTCACTTGAAGTCACTTTGCTTAGACAACAATAATGTGAAGCAG ATACCTCTGAATCTATTGAAAGATTGCAAAGCTCTTCAGAACATATCCCTGCATGGTAATCCTATATCTATGGACCAATTTCAACAG ATGGACGGGTTTCAAGAGTTTGAagcaagaagaaaaaagaaatttgaCAAACAAATTGATTCAAATGTAATGATTGGCTCCAAAGGTCTTGATGAGGGTGTCGATCTATGA